One Fulvitalea axinellae genomic window carries:
- a CDS encoding alpha-galactosidase yields MRKLFLNKWKPASLLLALVIVFSGTLKAQTTGKIIHVNTDDVSIVLSVDENGIPVFRHFGKRLAHPEEVTLESRDLAPNYGYRYDLRQAFPTFGAGYIYDPMLKVTHADGNLSTDLKFEGQRTWLDANDRNITHTELTLKDRVYPLTVKIFYDAYAKENVITQRMSVTNSGKKPVMLEEFASSFAHFKRKSYHLTHFAGDWASEMGSMEEELFEGTKVIDSKSGTRSSRFQNGSFMLSVDAPGQEKYGEVYAGALAWSGNFRMAFHRDHQGQLHVLAGAHPFGSAYPLAKGEVFETPKMVWTYSDQGKGLASRNLHRWAREYALRDGAKERPIVLNSWEGAYFDFDEKVLTDMMNDASAMGVEMFVLDDGWFGNKYPRNNDDAGLGDWQVNKKKLPRGIPHLVNHAESQNINFGIWIEPEMVNPRSELAENHPEWIVQRPNRELKVWRDQLLLDLTNPKVQDFVFTSIDNILSANPKIAYVKWDSNRHVENIGSTHLPKKEQSRFWVDYTKGLYKIYDRLVAKHPSVILQVCSSGGGRLDYGSLPYHHEFWASDDTDPYERIFIQWGTNHIYPAIATGSHVSAQPNHQTGRLSPLKFRFDVAMSGRLGLELQPKHMNAEEKVFSKKAIETYKAEIRPVVQFGDLYRLHSPYERDGWASIMYAKPEKDEAILFAYSIQHHNREEFPIIRLDGLDAKARYRITELNKNGKSHFSADGKAFSGEYLMNAGLEIRINEYAESAVFKLTKE; encoded by the coding sequence ATGAGAAAGCTTTTTTTGAATAAATGGAAGCCCGCTTCCTTGCTTTTGGCTTTGGTCATCGTTTTTTCCGGAACGTTAAAGGCCCAAACTACAGGCAAAATCATACATGTAAATACTGATGATGTTTCCATAGTCCTGTCCGTTGATGAGAATGGGATTCCCGTTTTCCGTCATTTCGGAAAGCGCTTGGCCCATCCGGAAGAGGTGACTTTGGAGAGTAGGGACTTAGCGCCAAACTATGGCTACCGCTACGACTTAAGGCAAGCGTTCCCGACCTTCGGAGCTGGCTATATTTACGACCCGATGCTGAAAGTGACCCATGCAGACGGAAACCTCAGCACTGATCTGAAATTCGAAGGACAACGCACTTGGCTTGATGCCAATGACCGCAACATTACTCACACCGAGCTTACGCTCAAAGACCGGGTGTATCCGCTTACGGTAAAAATATTTTACGACGCTTACGCAAAAGAGAATGTGATAACGCAACGTATGAGCGTAACGAATTCGGGAAAAAAACCGGTAATGCTGGAAGAGTTCGCTTCCTCGTTCGCTCATTTCAAGCGTAAAAGTTACCACCTGACTCACTTCGCTGGCGATTGGGCCTCGGAGATGGGAAGTATGGAAGAGGAGCTTTTCGAAGGAACGAAAGTGATTGATTCCAAATCGGGAACACGTAGCTCGCGTTTCCAAAACGGATCGTTTATGCTTTCCGTTGACGCCCCTGGGCAGGAAAAATACGGAGAAGTTTACGCCGGAGCCCTGGCTTGGTCGGGCAACTTCCGCATGGCTTTCCACCGCGATCACCAAGGGCAGTTGCATGTACTTGCCGGTGCCCATCCATTTGGCTCGGCTTATCCGTTGGCCAAAGGCGAGGTTTTCGAAACTCCGAAAATGGTCTGGACTTATTCGGACCAAGGCAAAGGCTTAGCCAGCCGTAACCTTCACCGTTGGGCACGCGAATACGCCCTGCGCGACGGCGCAAAAGAACGTCCGATTGTGCTTAACAGCTGGGAAGGCGCTTATTTCGATTTCGACGAGAAAGTGCTGACCGATATGATGAACGACGCCTCGGCGATGGGAGTTGAGATGTTCGTTCTTGACGACGGCTGGTTCGGTAACAAATACCCGCGTAATAACGACGACGCTGGCCTCGGTGACTGGCAGGTGAACAAGAAAAAACTTCCGAGAGGTATTCCGCATTTGGTTAATCACGCCGAATCGCAGAATATCAACTTTGGAATCTGGATTGAGCCGGAGATGGTAAATCCACGAAGCGAATTGGCGGAAAATCATCCGGAATGGATCGTTCAGCGCCCGAACAGGGAGTTGAAAGTATGGCGCGACCAGCTTTTGCTTGATCTTACCAATCCAAAAGTGCAGGATTTTGTCTTTACCTCTATCGATAATATCCTCTCCGCCAATCCGAAAATCGCTTACGTAAAGTGGGACTCGAACCGCCATGTGGAAAACATCGGTTCCACTCATTTGCCCAAAAAGGAACAGTCCAGATTTTGGGTAGATTACACCAAAGGCCTTTACAAAATTTACGATCGCTTAGTGGCCAAACATCCTAGCGTTATTCTTCAGGTGTGCTCGTCCGGTGGCGGACGTTTGGATTATGGTTCTCTCCCTTATCACCACGAATTCTGGGCCAGCGACGATACCGACCCTTACGAGCGGATTTTCATCCAGTGGGGCACAAACCATATTTATCCGGCCATCGCCACGGGCTCTCACGTTTCGGCCCAGCCTAACCACCAGACAGGGCGTTTGTCGCCGCTCAAATTCCGTTTCGATGTGGCCATGTCGGGCCGTTTGGGACTTGAGCTTCAGCCAAAGCACATGAACGCCGAAGAGAAGGTATTCTCGAAAAAAGCGATCGAGACTTACAAAGCCGAAATCCGCCCGGTTGTACAGTTCGGAGACCTTTACCGCCTGCACTCGCCGTACGAGCGTGACGGTTGGGCGTCGATCATGTATGCGAAGCCTGAAAAAGACGAAGCCATTCTCTTTGCCTATAGCATCCAGCACCATAACCGCGAGGAATTTCCGATCATCCGTCTTGACGGCCTCGACGCCAAAGCCCGCTACCGTATCACGGAGCTGAACAAAAACGGCAAAAGCCATTTCTCGGCTGACGGAAAAGCTTTCAGTGGCGAGTATTTGATGAACGCCGGCCTAGAAATCCGTATCAACGAATACGCCGAAAGTGCAGTATTCAAACTGACCAAAGAGTAA
- a CDS encoding chitobiase/beta-hexosaminidase C-terminal domain-containing protein — protein MDKIKRLAQRWGLACLGLLILGLSGCAEKKPDEPLKVMSFNIRNGRANDGDNVWKNRVPLVYRLFDEQNPDIAGLQEAYEDQLFDILKEEDDYAFCGVGREDGKKKGEYAPIIYKKKRFRLLETGNFWLSESPEIPGSMGWDAAVCRIATWGRFKDKVSGHRFLFVNTHFDHKGHKAQEESAKLLLARTKVLAGEDPVIVTGDFNFEPKDSPYAILTGQWQGLQKLSDSRVIAKESQPYDYTYQAYGKDKLLIDHILVNDRVWLDKHYTVRLTEGNLYVSDHFPVFSKIRFGKTPEAVAGNVGEMLPTKVFAPYTKEDRIVFGKKMNMELFCATEGAEIRYTTDGTEPNAQSALYTQPVKLEQSADVKAKAFKKGSEESRTLKVGYYKAKSGATAKLTPETDPDPRFEKNISLLLDRKTAPSLDYPDWAGFGKKGMLVRLDWKEARDVKRVTVRFLSDEGSWILPPNQFKLYSSKTKQGHKAFAYKRLPDTKASQGKSVTEISVDCDVKDIRSLKIEALPAPLPDDHSGAGKPAWIFADEIIVE, from the coding sequence ATGGACAAGATAAAGAGATTAGCGCAACGATGGGGTTTGGCCTGCCTTGGTCTGCTGATATTGGGCCTTTCGGGATGCGCCGAGAAAAAGCCTGATGAACCTTTGAAAGTTATGTCGTTCAACATCAGGAATGGCCGGGCCAATGACGGAGATAACGTTTGGAAAAACAGGGTTCCGTTGGTGTACAGGCTTTTTGACGAACAAAACCCTGATATTGCGGGATTGCAGGAGGCCTACGAGGACCAGCTTTTCGATATTCTCAAGGAAGAAGACGATTACGCTTTCTGTGGAGTGGGGCGCGAAGACGGAAAGAAAAAGGGCGAATACGCTCCTATTATTTATAAAAAGAAGCGTTTCAGACTTTTGGAAACAGGCAATTTCTGGCTTTCCGAATCGCCGGAGATTCCCGGAAGTATGGGCTGGGATGCGGCGGTTTGCCGTATCGCCACTTGGGGACGTTTCAAAGACAAAGTTTCCGGTCACCGCTTCCTGTTCGTAAACACCCACTTTGACCACAAAGGGCATAAAGCTCAGGAAGAAAGCGCGAAACTTCTTTTGGCCAGAACCAAAGTATTGGCCGGAGAGGATCCGGTGATCGTAACCGGGGATTTCAACTTTGAGCCGAAAGACAGCCCTTACGCCATCCTTACCGGGCAGTGGCAAGGTTTGCAGAAGCTCTCGGACAGCCGCGTAATCGCCAAAGAGTCCCAACCTTACGATTACACATATCAAGCCTATGGCAAAGACAAACTCTTGATAGATCATATTTTGGTAAACGATCGCGTTTGGCTCGATAAGCACTACACGGTTCGCCTTACCGAAGGAAATCTTTACGTATCCGATCACTTTCCGGTATTCTCAAAAATCCGTTTCGGAAAAACTCCCGAAGCCGTCGCCGGAAACGTAGGGGAGATGTTGCCGACAAAAGTTTTCGCACCGTACACCAAAGAGGACCGTATCGTTTTCGGAAAGAAAATGAATATGGAACTCTTCTGCGCAACCGAAGGCGCCGAGATCCGCTACACCACCGATGGTACGGAACCTAACGCCCAATCGGCGCTTTACACACAGCCCGTAAAACTTGAACAATCGGCTGACGTTAAGGCCAAGGCTTTTAAGAAAGGATCTGAAGAAAGCCGTACGCTGAAGGTAGGTTACTACAAAGCCAAAAGTGGAGCCACCGCCAAGCTTACGCCGGAGACGGACCCTGATCCGAGATTCGAAAAGAATATTTCATTGTTGCTTGATCGCAAGACGGCTCCGAGTTTGGACTATCCGGATTGGGCGGGCTTCGGTAAAAAAGGAATGCTCGTTCGTCTTGACTGGAAAGAGGCTCGCGACGTAAAACGCGTAACCGTTCGTTTCCTTTCAGATGAAGGGTCCTGGATTCTGCCTCCGAACCAGTTCAAACTTTATTCTTCAAAGACAAAACAAGGCCACAAAGCTTTCGCTTATAAGCGCCTTCCGGATACTAAAGCGTCACAAGGCAAAAGCGTAACTGAAATCAGTGTTGACTGTGATGTGAAAGATATTCGTAGTCTGAAGATTGAAGCTCTTCCGGCTCCATTGCCGGACGACCACTCTGGTGCTGGAAAACCGGCCTGGATCTTCGCTGATGAGATTATAGTAGAATAA
- a CDS encoding GH92 family glycosyl hydrolase, with translation MKLRIHFLTALFAAFLMACSSGPKTNFSDYVDPFIGTGGHGHTFPGATRPFALVQLSPDTGIRGWDWCSGYHASDNSIMGFSHTHLSGTGGPDLGDIMFMPTVGDVKIVAGSKENPDEGYRSRFSKAKEKASAGYYEVHLDDYGVDVALTSTRRAGYHQYSYPESAQSNIIIDLKHGVSDGPREGFIKKISDTEVVGYRRSKGWAMDHTVFFVAKFSKPFEAIEIFAEDQPVAGVTEKKSKNLKAALRFKTGAGEKITAKVGISGTSIDGARLNLDEEIGGKSFAEVCQESKDEWEVALAKIAVKSGSDKDLRTYYTALYHAMVAPYVFSDVDGKYTGMDRKIHQVKEGEEHYTLFSLWDTFRATHPLFTIIAPEKNDQFTRSLLDKYDQYGMLPIWELHGNETNCMIGYHSVPVIADAILKGQSGVDAERAYKAMKHSAMADISGLNYYKEMGFIPCDKESNSVSKSVEYAFDDWCIAQVAKKLGKTKDYEYFTTRSQSYQKYFDSQMGLFRGREINGRWNRKTNPLESSALGSGDYTEGNAWQWGFFAPHDVEGLIGLHKGDKQFTFMLDSLFEQQTEMTGHSTDVTGLIGQYAQGNEPSHHVAYLYNFAGEAWKTQARVRDIMEEMYTDQPDGLSGNEDCGQMSSWLGFSALGFYPVNPASGEYIIGSPLFDEAVVTMGSGKTFTVKAQNNSKKNVYVQSMTLNGKPYAKTFIKHSDLEAGGELVFVMGPKPNKNLGTAKADRPESKAFGNNAVAKLPAKLYMPFVNEAGRVFKSDKRVSLASTQKSVIRYTTDGTEPTAKSPVYKASLKLRKTTTLKAKAFADGFAPSPTLEEKFVKAKFNVSGKGFPKISLEKPAGKAYNPGTKTLLDGQLGTENLRDGKWSGFQGDDLVATVDLGGVKPLTAVSTRFLENTSSWLFLPTSYEVEYSKDGKNFRKAGKLTHPVPTSHPVIRIKEFSQKLPAGTSARYIKVRARNVGTLPSWHLGGGSKAWMFADEIIVE, from the coding sequence ATGAAATTAAGAATCCATTTTCTCACGGCGCTTTTTGCGGCGTTTCTCATGGCCTGTTCCTCTGGGCCCAAAACGAATTTTTCGGATTACGTAGATCCGTTTATCGGTACTGGCGGACACGGGCACACGTTCCCCGGAGCTACCCGCCCGTTTGCGTTGGTACAGCTGAGCCCCGACACCGGAATCCGTGGTTGGGACTGGTGTAGCGGTTATCACGCTTCGGATAATTCCATCATGGGATTCTCGCACACGCACCTTAGCGGTACCGGCGGTCCTGATTTGGGCGATATCATGTTTATGCCGACCGTAGGCGACGTGAAAATCGTTGCGGGATCTAAGGAAAACCCTGACGAAGGTTACCGTTCCCGTTTTTCGAAAGCCAAAGAAAAAGCCAGTGCCGGCTACTACGAAGTTCACCTTGACGACTATGGCGTTGACGTGGCCCTGACCAGTACCAGACGCGCTGGTTACCACCAGTACTCTTACCCTGAGTCTGCCCAGTCGAACATTATTATCGACTTGAAGCACGGCGTTTCCGATGGCCCTAGAGAAGGTTTTATCAAGAAAATCTCCGATACGGAGGTTGTGGGTTACCGCCGCTCAAAAGGTTGGGCAATGGACCATACCGTATTCTTCGTGGCCAAATTCTCAAAGCCTTTCGAAGCGATCGAGATCTTTGCCGAAGACCAGCCGGTAGCAGGAGTTACGGAGAAGAAATCTAAAAACCTCAAAGCCGCATTGCGTTTCAAAACCGGAGCGGGCGAGAAAATCACCGCCAAGGTAGGTATCTCGGGTACTTCTATCGACGGCGCCAGACTTAACCTTGACGAGGAAATCGGAGGGAAATCATTCGCCGAAGTTTGCCAAGAGTCAAAGGACGAGTGGGAAGTGGCTTTGGCCAAAATCGCTGTCAAAAGCGGTTCGGACAAAGACTTGCGTACTTATTACACAGCACTTTACCACGCTATGGTAGCGCCTTATGTATTCTCCGACGTTGACGGAAAATACACAGGCATGGACCGCAAAATCCACCAAGTGAAAGAAGGTGAAGAGCACTACACGCTGTTTTCGCTTTGGGATACGTTCCGTGCCACACACCCGCTTTTCACGATTATCGCACCTGAGAAGAACGACCAGTTTACCCGTTCTTTGCTTGACAAATACGACCAATACGGAATGTTGCCGATCTGGGAACTCCACGGCAACGAGACCAACTGTATGATCGGTTACCATTCGGTACCGGTTATCGCCGACGCCATCCTCAAAGGACAGTCGGGCGTTGACGCCGAGCGCGCTTACAAAGCTATGAAGCACAGCGCCATGGCCGATATCTCGGGCCTGAACTACTACAAGGAGATGGGCTTTATCCCTTGCGACAAGGAATCGAACTCCGTTTCAAAATCTGTGGAATACGCTTTTGACGACTGGTGCATCGCGCAGGTAGCCAAGAAGTTGGGTAAAACGAAAGACTACGAATACTTCACCACCCGTTCGCAGTCTTACCAAAAATACTTCGACAGCCAGATGGGACTTTTCCGTGGCCGTGAGATTAACGGACGCTGGAACCGCAAGACCAACCCGTTGGAATCGTCGGCTTTGGGATCGGGAGACTACACTGAAGGCAACGCTTGGCAGTGGGGCTTCTTCGCTCCACACGATGTGGAAGGTTTGATCGGCCTGCACAAAGGCGACAAGCAATTCACTTTCATGCTCGACTCGCTCTTCGAACAGCAAACCGAAATGACAGGTCACAGCACTGACGTTACGGGACTGATCGGACAGTACGCCCAAGGCAACGAGCCGAGCCACCACGTAGCCTACCTTTACAACTTCGCAGGCGAAGCTTGGAAAACACAGGCCCGCGTTCGCGACATCATGGAAGAGATGTACACTGACCAGCCAGACGGCCTTTCGGGCAACGAGGATTGCGGTCAGATGTCATCTTGGTTAGGTTTCAGCGCGCTCGGATTCTACCCTGTAAACCCCGCCAGTGGCGAATATATCATCGGTAGCCCGTTGTTCGACGAGGCGGTTGTGACTATGGGATCAGGTAAAACCTTTACGGTAAAAGCCCAGAACAATTCTAAGAAAAACGTTTATGTCCAGTCGATGACATTGAACGGAAAGCCTTACGCCAAAACGTTCATCAAGCACAGCGACTTGGAAGCCGGTGGCGAACTCGTATTCGTAATGGGTCCGAAACCGAACAAAAACTTGGGCACGGCTAAAGCCGACCGTCCGGAGTCTAAAGCTTTCGGAAACAACGCTGTGGCCAAATTGCCGGCCAAACTTTACATGCCTTTCGTAAACGAAGCCGGAAGGGTTTTCAAAAGCGACAAGCGAGTAAGCTTGGCCTCTACCCAGAAGTCGGTGATCCGCTACACTACCGACGGAACCGAGCCTACGGCTAAATCGCCGGTATACAAAGCCAGCCTGAAGCTTAGAAAAACCACTACGCTCAAGGCCAAAGCCTTCGCCGACGGTTTCGCTCCGAGCCCAACTCTCGAAGAGAAATTCGTAAAGGCCAAGTTTAACGTTTCGGGCAAAGGTTTCCCTAAAATCTCTTTGGAAAAACCGGCGGGCAAAGCCTACAACCCGGGCACCAAAACATTGCTCGACGGCCAGTTGGGCACCGAAAATCTCCGCGACGGGAAATGGAGCGGATTCCAAGGCGACGATTTGGTAGCCACCGTGGATTTGGGTGGCGTGAAGCCGTTGACAGCCGTTTCGACCCGATTCCTTGAGAATACCAGCTCTTGGTTGTTCTTGCCAACTTCTTATGAGGTAGAATACTCTAAAGACGGCAAAAACTTCCGCAAAGCCGGTAAGTTGACGCATCCTGTGCCGACATCGCACCCTGTGATCCGCATCAAGGAATTCTCTCAGAAACTTCCTGCCGGAACATCGGCCCGCTATATTAAGGTACGTGCCCGCAACGTAGGCACTCTTCCTTCGTGGCACTTGGGCGGAGGCTCGAAAGCCTGGATGTTCGCTGACGAGATTATTGTGGAATAA
- a CDS encoding carbohydrate-binding family 9-like protein, whose protein sequence is MFLGNIDHFLKLTMMKGSWIVGTLALALSISCAMAQKSLKPIPKPKGYVCYRTTAPVTIDGKLDEKDWANAEWTDAFIDIEGSEKPTPRFKTRAKMLWDDKYLYVSAELEEPHLWGKLTKDESIIYYDNDFEIFIDPNSDTHLYHEFEINVLGTKWDLMLDKPYREGGLHVNGWDMKGLKSAVSVDGTINDPSDTDKGWSVEVALPLASLSETQFGRALPRHGTQWRINFSRVEWKHEIKKGKYVKKRRENGKRIREDNWVWSPQYLINMHYPERWGFLQFSDKKVGGRKEPFKYDQDEIVRLWMYEVYYAQRSFRHKKGRYAKTFQELGVTDFTLDGKTLESPWMDASERFFEATVTSPFSGRVCHIRFDGKSWFDSRRKRKRKGA, encoded by the coding sequence ATGTTTCTGGGGAATATCGATCACTTTTTGAAGTTGACAATGATGAAAGGAAGTTGGATAGTGGGGACTTTGGCGTTGGCGCTGAGTATCTCCTGCGCAATGGCTCAAAAAAGCTTAAAGCCGATCCCGAAACCCAAGGGCTATGTTTGTTACCGGACAACCGCCCCCGTTACGATAGACGGCAAATTGGACGAAAAGGATTGGGCCAACGCCGAATGGACAGACGCTTTTATTGACATCGAGGGAAGCGAAAAGCCGACACCGAGATTCAAGACCAGAGCCAAGATGCTTTGGGACGACAAATACCTGTACGTATCGGCCGAGCTGGAGGAACCGCATTTGTGGGGAAAACTTACCAAGGATGAGAGCATAATCTATTACGATAATGATTTCGAGATTTTCATCGACCCGAATTCCGACACCCACTTATATCATGAGTTTGAGATAAACGTATTGGGTACCAAATGGGACCTTATGTTGGATAAACCTTATCGTGAAGGTGGTTTGCATGTTAACGGTTGGGATATGAAAGGCCTCAAATCGGCCGTGAGTGTGGACGGGACGATAAACGACCCGTCTGACACCGACAAAGGCTGGAGCGTGGAAGTGGCTTTGCCTTTGGCTTCCCTTTCCGAAACCCAGTTTGGCAGAGCCTTGCCCAGACACGGAACACAATGGCGGATCAACTTTTCGAGGGTGGAATGGAAGCACGAGATCAAAAAAGGAAAATACGTCAAGAAGAGACGGGAGAACGGCAAACGCATCCGCGAGGATAACTGGGTTTGGTCGCCCCAGTATTTGATCAATATGCACTACCCGGAACGCTGGGGTTTTCTTCAGTTTTCGGACAAAAAAGTAGGTGGCAGAAAGGAACCGTTCAAATATGATCAGGACGAGATTGTCCGTTTGTGGATGTACGAGGTATATTACGCCCAGCGTAGCTTTCGCCATAAGAAAGGAAGGTATGCGAAGACGTTCCAAGAATTGGGCGTAACGGATTTTACATTAGACGGCAAAACGCTCGAGTCTCCTTGGATGGATGCAAGCGAGAGATTTTTTGAGGCTACCGTTACCAGCCCGTTTTCCGGAAGGGTTTGCCATATCCGCTTTGACGGTAAGTCGTGGTTTGACTCACGAAGAAAAAGGAAAAGAAAAGGCGCTTGA
- a CDS encoding beta-mannosidase — translation MMKRWFYWLVALTAWACQPNKGFDQQALEGDWKFRQADKNEWMSATVPGTVHTDLLANKKISDPFYRTNEKDQQWIETKDWEYSVVFDTPEGVLDRDVVALEFPGLDTYADVFLNDSLILKSDNMFVGYEVPCKGALKAKDNELRVVFRSPVNEVMDEWEASPYRYPADNDQHEKKLSVFTRKAPYHYGWDWGPRFVTSGIYRPVALKSWNSADIKWVQYTQKSLTDDKAELVVSAEVEALTPGSYTFSVNGKDGEATFSNSKSFELKKGANKISLPLEVMKPKRWWPSGLGEANLYDMTASLQKGNSIVSEKSERFGFRTIEVVNKPDDMGTSFFFKVNGEPVFMKGANYIPSDNFVTEVDSARYRYLLESAKDANMNMIRVWGGGIYENDYFYELADEMGLLVWQDFMFACTMYPGSDDFLRRVEEEAVYNVKRLRNHPSIALWCGNNEIQGAWESWGWQKSYGYSEQDSINLYNDYKAVFHELLPKVTSELDDKFYLASSPLHNWPKAEDRANGDNHYWGVWWGKLPFESYKKYIARFMSEYGFQSFPEMESIKKYSVPEDWAIESDVMKAHQRSSIGNKTIKLYMDMYYDEPKDFESFVYVGQVLQAEGLKIGFEAHRRAMPFCMGSLYWQLNDCWPVASWSGIDYYGNWKATHYYIKKAFEPVLVSPDMDSTGVIKVFAVSDKLEPVKAKLNISLIDNKGKVLQNRETEISVKPNGSNVYWETTRKAFLKGDSGKETFMYVTLKSEDGSVDSENFLFFEHPKDVKLAKPTVKADVKKATDGCVITLDTDVLARNVYLAVPNEDGFFSDNYFNIIPGHTREIHLRTKLEPEVVRKKLKITTLDQAF, via the coding sequence ATGATGAAGAGATGGTTTTACTGGTTGGTGGCGCTCACGGCTTGGGCATGCCAGCCGAATAAGGGCTTTGACCAACAGGCCTTGGAGGGGGACTGGAAGTTCCGGCAAGCGGACAAAAATGAGTGGATGTCTGCTACGGTACCAGGAACGGTGCATACGGATTTGCTCGCTAACAAGAAGATTTCAGACCCTTTCTACAGAACCAACGAGAAAGACCAGCAGTGGATTGAAACGAAAGACTGGGAGTACAGCGTGGTTTTCGATACTCCCGAAGGCGTCCTTGACCGCGACGTGGTGGCCTTGGAATTTCCGGGCCTCGATACCTACGCCGACGTATTCCTGAACGACAGTCTGATTCTGAAATCCGACAATATGTTCGTTGGCTACGAAGTGCCTTGCAAAGGCGCTCTCAAAGCCAAAGATAACGAACTCCGCGTCGTATTCCGTTCGCCGGTAAACGAGGTGATGGACGAGTGGGAAGCCTCGCCGTACCGTTACCCGGCCGACAACGACCAGCACGAAAAGAAACTCAGTGTATTTACGCGTAAGGCGCCTTACCACTACGGTTGGGACTGGGGTCCACGCTTCGTAACTAGCGGCATTTACCGTCCGGTGGCTTTGAAGTCTTGGAACTCGGCCGACATTAAATGGGTGCAATACACGCAGAAGTCTTTGACAGACGACAAAGCCGAATTGGTTGTTTCCGCCGAGGTGGAAGCCCTAACGCCTGGTAGCTATACGTTTTCTGTAAACGGAAAAGACGGAGAAGCTACTTTCTCCAATAGCAAAAGCTTCGAACTTAAAAAAGGCGCCAACAAAATCAGCCTTCCTCTGGAAGTAATGAAACCTAAACGTTGGTGGCCGAGCGGACTCGGAGAGGCGAATCTCTATGATATGACAGCTTCGTTGCAAAAAGGAAATTCTATCGTTTCCGAAAAGAGCGAACGCTTTGGCTTCCGCACCATCGAGGTGGTAAACAAGCCTGATGATATGGGCACAAGCTTCTTCTTCAAAGTGAACGGAGAGCCTGTCTTTATGAAAGGCGCCAACTATATTCCTTCGGACAACTTCGTGACCGAGGTTGATTCGGCGCGTTACCGTTACTTGCTCGAAAGCGCCAAAGACGCCAACATGAACATGATTCGCGTGTGGGGTGGCGGTATCTACGAAAACGATTACTTCTACGAACTGGCCGACGAAATGGGACTGTTGGTATGGCAAGACTTTATGTTTGCCTGCACCATGTACCCGGGCAGCGACGATTTCCTCAGAAGGGTAGAGGAAGAGGCCGTTTACAACGTGAAACGTCTGCGTAACCACCCGTCGATCGCGTTGTGGTGCGGAAATAACGAAATCCAGGGCGCTTGGGAAAGCTGGGGATGGCAGAAGTCTTACGGTTATTCGGAGCAAGATTCCATTAACCTGTACAACGACTACAAGGCTGTTTTCCACGAGCTTCTTCCTAAAGTGACTTCGGAGCTTGACGACAAGTTCTACCTCGCTTCTTCGCCGTTGCACAATTGGCCGAAAGCCGAAGACCGCGCCAACGGCGACAACCATTACTGGGGTGTTTGGTGGGGTAAATTACCTTTCGAAAGCTACAAGAAATACATCGCCCGCTTTATGAGCGAATACGGATTCCAGTCGTTCCCCGAGATGGAATCCATCAAGAAATATTCGGTGCCTGAAGATTGGGCCATCGAGTCCGACGTAATGAAAGCCCACCAGCGAAGCTCGATCGGTAACAAAACCATCAAGCTTTACATGGATATGTATTACGATGAGCCGAAAGATTTCGAATCATTCGTTTACGTAGGTCAAGTTCTTCAGGCTGAGGGTCTTAAAATCGGTTTCGAGGCCCACCGCCGCGCAATGCCGTTCTGTATGGGATCGCTCTACTGGCAGTTGAACGACTGCTGGCCGGTGGCTTCTTGGTCTGGTATCGACTATTACGGCAACTGGAAAGCGACTCACTATTATATCAAGAAAGCCTTCGAACCCGTACTCGTATCGCCGGATATGGACAGTACGGGCGTGATCAAGGTGTTCGCAGTTTCCGATAAACTGGAACCTGTGAAAGCCAAGCTTAATATCAGCTTGATCGATAACAAAGGTAAAGTCCTCCAAAACCGCGAGACCGAAATCAGCGTGAAGCCGAACGGTAGCAACGTTTATTGGGAAACTACCCGCAAAGCGTTCCTTAAAGGAGACTCAGGAAAGGAAACCTTCATGTACGTGACTTTGAAGTCTGAGGACGGATCGGTTGATTCCGAAAACTTCCTTTTCTTCGAGCATCCGAAAGACGTGAAGCTGGCTAAGCCGACAGTTAAAGCCGACGTGAAGAAAGCCACTGACGGTTGTGTCATTACACTCGACACCGACGTATTGGCCAGAAACGTATACTTGGCCGTACCGAACGAAGACGGATTCTTCTCCGACAATTATTTCAATATAATCCCAGGCCATACCCGGGAAATTCACCTCAGGACCAAGCTTGAACCTGAAGTGGTGAGGAAGAAACTGAAAATCACGACGCTGGACCAAGCGTTCTAA